The Clostridium beijerinckii genomic sequence ATCCCCATTCACTTCGTTTATGATTTTTAATAAAATTTTTAAATTTGTTATATTCTCCGTTCTTCATTGTAATCTTCATTATACAATCAATTGATAATCCCAGCTTTTTCTTATTTATTCTAATTGTATAGCCTTCTATAATACCACTATCTTCAAGCTTGTTCACTCTCTCTGTAACGGAAGGAGGTGATAAATTTATGCGTTTAGATAATTCCCTTATTGACAACCTACTATTTTTTTGCAACTCTGATAATATTGCTATATCTATTTCATCAAATTTCATCTGTAACACTCCTAGTATGTTTTTTATTTCAAATATAATTTTATCATTAGTATTATATGTCATTTGGAATGCAAATAAAACTATAACTCCTATATAATATTAATTGTTAATATTATATAAAAGGAGATTTATTATGGCAAGAATCAATTTTTCAAAAGAAGGAAATACACCATTTCAAAAACTATTAGGACACAATAAAGATATTATGTTAAAGTGGTCCGATTTAGAGAATCTTCTTTTCTCTACCAATACATTCACTTCTGAATTAAAAGAACAGGTAAGACGCACTTTGGCATTTAATAATGGCTGTGAATATTGTATGGCTAAAGGTAAGCCATTAAATAACATAAACGATTCAAAAATTTTAGCAGCTACCAAATTTGCAAACTCATTTTCAAAAAATTCTGCAGTTAGTGATGAGGATTTCATCCCTTTAAATAATGAATTTTCTGAAAAAGAAATTTCAGAGCTTATTGCTCTAATATGCTTTATAACAGCTTCTCAAAAATTTGGGGCTGCTCTTAATTTACAACCAAGTTGTTCAATTAATATTTAATAAAAATACCTACTAAAAGTAAATCATTTTCTTTTAGTAGGTATTTTTATATATCATGAAGTTAAATTTTATATTTCTCTAGATCATTTTTAAAGGTTTTTGTAATACCTTTAAAATCAGATATATTATCTATAAGTTTTTTTATCTCATTTGTATAATTTATTACACTAGCACTTACTTCTTCCGATGATGCTGAATTTTCTTCCGCAATGGCTGCTAACGACTCTATACTACCATATACATCAGATATAGAATCAGCTTCAATATTTAACTTGCTTATAGTCTCAATCATAGAAGTTGCTACACTCTGCACTGATTGATTAGCTTCATAGCTAATATTTCGTACAACGTCTAAGTTATTGGTTTCTCTTTCTAACACATCATATTGAACATCTATGTGATCCACTAAGAAACCTATTTCTTTAACAAATTGAGCTAAATTAGAGTTAATATCAAGTACTGCCTCTTTGGACTGTTCAGCAAGTTTTCTTATTGATTCTGCAACAACAGCAAACCCCTTCCCTTGCTCTCCTGCCCTAGCAGCTTCTATGGATGCATTCAACGCTAATAAATTAGTTTGTTCTGCTATTCCTGATACTATAGATACAATATTATTTATATCTTTAGCCCTTCCTTCAAGCTGTGTGCCCTTCTCTTTAACTTCATTAAAACTCTGTAAAGATTTCAAAATATTTTTACTTGCATTTTCAACATTTTCATAGCTATTATTAATCTTAAGCATGGCATCTTCAAGTTCTGATTTATTTTCATTCTCGTTTTCAACTATATTCCTTAAGGCTTCGATGTTTCCATTAAGTGCTTGTACGGCTTTATCTGTATTCTGAGCTTGTGTAACAGCTCCATTTGCAACCTGTTCAACAACGCCACTTATTTCTGTTGAAGTATGATTCATCGAATCAGAAATCTTGTTTATTGTATTTACAAAAGTATTCATTTCATCTGTAACACCTTTAAATCCAACGAAATCTGCCTGAATTACTTTTTTATGTTCCTTAAGTAAATCATAAATTTCTTCAAAGAAATCATTAGTGGTGATTTTTCCATCAATATTGTATTCATTTTTAATTATTCGTTCTATTTCTTCTTTTATTTTTCCTATAGGTGACATCATTAAAGAAACACCTACAAATGTAGCTAAAGCAGATACTAGGCTCCCTATTAAAACCTTTGTAATATCATTTATTCCTAACATTATCAAAAAAACTATAGCTGATATTATAAATGAAAATACTCCTGTCTTTGCCCCAAAACTTTTTATAATACCCAAAGAAAAAACTCTATTAAAAAAGTATTTTTTATTGTAATATATATCTCTTTCAAAAGTAAGTTTTAATTTAAGCTCACTGCTTGTTCTTGATATTTCTTTTATATCTACTTTCTCGTTAAAGTGTTCGCAAGTCCCTTCAAGCATACCTAAAAAATAGTCAAACATTCCTCTAGAAGAATTATAGCTAAAGATAGCTTCCCTACTAGATATTGGTTCTATAGATACCAAAGGTGGCTTCGCTCCTGCAAACTTTTTTGTCATCACTACATGTACATCAAACATGGACTTTAAAAATGAATATACATTGTCATGTTTGAAAAATGCCGGATAATCATGACTAAAAGCTTTTATATTATCTTGTCCAATTTTTCTCCAAAGAGCTCCTACCTCTATATTTTGAGATTTAGCTATGTATGATATTATTTTCTTAACTTCTCCATCGTCTACATTTTCAATAGGTGAAAATATTTTTGTTTTTCCCCAACCTATATAATCCATTGCTTCATTAACAATTGAGTCTCCAAACAACTTTCTATTTGTCTTCATCCATGTTGATACAACGGTCCCTTTCATAAACACATTACCTCCTTTTCTATAACAGTATTTCATTCCATTTATCATATTTCACGTTATTCTATAATATAATTATACACTTATTTGCTTTAGTGAGTAAATATATTACTAGTTAATATATATTATTATTTAATATCTCCATATCTTTATTTTCAATAACTATCGCATCATTTTATTGACACAAAAGAAATAGTATGGTAAATCTAAAATAATTGAAATAAATTAATTCTATACAGTTTAATTACATTTATAAAATTGATTAGATATTGGTATTAACAATATAATTTAAACATTAGATGTTTTCTTATTAGATTTATTGTTACTTATCTAAAGTAGTGAGGTGATTCAGCATTGATATTTTCTAATCTTAATATAAATAAAGATGAACCTATTTATATTCAAATTGAAAGACATATAAAACAAGGCATTAAAAACGGTGAATTAAAAAAAGATAGCAAACTTCCATCTACAAGGGAAGTAAGTAAATTTTTAAATATAAGTAGAAATTCTGTAATTTCAGCCTATGAAGAATTAGAAAGCATAGGAGTAATAACAACAAAAAGAGGGATAGGCACTTTTATCTCCATAGAAAGTGAAAATGAAAGTTATGAATATAATGTAGATTTTTCTAAAAGAATTAACAATTATGGAACTACCTTAAAGAAGTTTGATATCATAAAAAGTGAATTGCCGTATAAGAAGGGAATGATATCATTCAAATCCATTTCCCCTGAAAGTCATCTCTTTAATCTTGATGATTTTAAAAGATCTCTGTTAGATGCTTGGACTTACGAAGAAGCCAATCTATTGAATTACGGTTATGCTAAAGGATATAAGCCGCTAATAGATTATTTTTTAGATTATATGAGAGATAAAAGAGTTGATACTAATAACAAAGATATTTTAGTAACTAATGGATTTACCGAAGCCTTTGATATAGTAATTAGTTCGCTAACAAATAATGGTGATATTATTTTATGTGAAGAACCAACACATAATACAGCTTTAAAAATTATGAAAGCCTATGGACTAAAGATAATTCAAGTAAAAATGGATAAAGAAGGCTTAGATTTAGTATCTCTTGAAAATGCTTTAAGCAAATATAATCCAAAGTTCGGATATTTGATCCCGTCTTACAATAATCCAACTGGAATCGTAACTAAAACTGAAAGAAGAAAGGAAATATATAAACTTTTTAGAAAATATTCTGTTCCTATAATAGAAGATGGCTTTAATGAAGAATTACTCTACTCAAGCTCCCCAATTGATCCAATAGCATCACTATGCGGAACTGGTAATGGAGTCATATATATAGGAAGTCTTTCTAAAATACTGTTCCCCGGTCTTAGAATAGGATGGATATTCGCAGATGATAATCTTATAGAAACTTTAGAAAGTGTAAAACGTGGAAGAAATATTCATTCTTCTTTTTTAGATCAAAGCGCATTTTTCTATTACCTAAAAAGTGGTGCCTTCAGCAGATATGTTAAAAATGTAAGAAAATATTATAGAGATAAATACAATCTTGTACTAGATATGGTTGAAAAATATATTCCATATGAATATATAACTGGTGAGGGTGGCCTTCATGTATTCATAAAGCTAAAGAACAACATAAATGCAAGAACTCTTCTGGAACTCTGCTATAAAGATAATGTATTATTTATGCCTGGTGATATTTTTTATGAAAATTCCAATGACAATGTAGAATTTCACACTAAAACAGATGATAACAAGCCTATTACACATAGAAAGAAAAGCTTAAAAGGTTATGATACTTTTAGAATTGGATTTGGTCGAGTAAGTGATGAAGATATAAAAAAAGGTATTGAAATAATAGGAAAAAATATAAGACTTTTAGATAATTAGCATCTAATTAAAGTAAAAAAATCATTGCCACAAAATTATGGCCAATGATTTTTTTACTTAACACCTATTATAAGAATTTTTATTATATATTTTTTAATGCCTGCAAAGCAGCTATATTTAGTAAACTCCAAGGTTTATTAAAATGTGGTTGGAAGAAGAAATCTGTCATTGCAAGTTCTTCTATAGTCATTTTATTTTGAATTACTACTGATAATGTGTTCATAAATTGTGTTAAATCTAAATTCGAAATTATTTGACCTCCAAGTATTCTTCTACTGTCTTTATCATAAACTAATTTTAATAATGCTTCTTCGTAAGTAGGCATAAACTCTGGTCTATAATTATCTGTAACAGAAACTGCTCCTACATTAAATGATGTTGTATTTTTTGCAACTTCTTCAGTTAATCCTGTAGATGCAATACATTTTTCATATATCTTAATTCCTGATGTACCTTGTGTTCCCATATACTTTAATTTAGGTTCAACTATATTATGAGCAATTAAAGTTCCCATTCTAACTGCATTTGTTGCTAAAGGTATATATCGTGTATCATCAGCCGGATTAAACTTAACAACACAGCAATCTCCTGCTGCAAATACATCTTTTCTACTTGTTTGCATATATTCATCAATCATAATTGCACCATTTTGAAGCGTCTCCAATTTACCTTTTACAAGAGCAGTGCTTGGTGCAAATCCAATGCATAATATAACTAAATCTGCCTCATATTCATTATTATCAGTCACTACATGTGAAACTTTATCATTCTCTCCCTTGAACAATTTAACTTTTTCCCCTAAAACTAGGTTTATTCCATGATCTCTAAATTCCTTTTCTGCAATATCAGTAAATTCTTTGTCCAAGTACTTAGACATTATTCTCTCTTCAGCGTCTATTAATGTAACATTTTTATTCTGAATTTTGAAAGCTTCTGCAAGTTCCACACCGATGTATCCGCCACCAATTACAACTACATTCTTTGCATCACTGCGTCTAGCTTCAATTTCTTTTGCATGATTATAGTTTTTACATAATAAAATATTTTGTAAATTTCCACCTTCAAACTTAGGTATTATTGGCCAAGATCCTAATGTTAAAACTAACTTCTCATAACTATCTTCAAATATCTCATCATTTTCTAAATTCTTAACTTTAACAATTTTATTATCAAAGTCGATATCTAAAACATCATGTTTCATCTTTGTTTTAACTCCTAAAGAGCTCAAATTATCTGGTGAATTATAAAATAATTTTTCTGTTTCAGTAACTATTCCTCCTATACTTAACGCAATTCCACAAGAAAGAAATGATATATTATCGTTTCTTTCATAAACTACGACATCACTATCTGGGTATAATTCCTTTAAATTAACAATAGCAGCTGTTCCTGCATGTGTGCATCCAATTACAATAACCTTCATATCATATCCTCCTGAAATCTTTTAATAATTTTTACTTACAAATAATAATTATTAATTAATAATATTATATATCTTTATCCCAAAAAAATAAAGAATTTTTCTTCAAAAATACAATCATTCTCTAATATCTATTTTGCAATTAAATCTCTACATTCTGTAATTACTATCACTTAGTGTGATAAAAGTTTTATTATGTAGATTTATCATTGAGCATATATATATTATTAATTATTTGTTTATGATATATTTTATACTGCCTATTGAATAATATACTTAATACACTTAAAAGCCTTATTCTATCTTTTTAAAGTTCAATTTTTCCATTACAAGATCCATTTTTTTTATATCAATAGGCTTTGTCGCATATACTTCACAACCATTGTTAAAAATACTTTTGACTAAGTCCGCATCATTTAGAGCTGTTGTCATTATTATTTTTACTTTTTTATTATTCTCAATATTTTTTTGCTTCTCTATTTCTCGAATAGTCTTTAGAACCTTTACTCCATCTACCTTTGGCATCATTATATCTAAGCACACCAAATCATAAGCTTCTCCTTCATCTAATGCAATTAAATAGGCATCTAATCCTTCCATTCCATCAAGTGTGATATCACACTCACCATACTTGGACATAAATTTAAACAAAAGCTTTCTACTTGAAAGATCATCTTCTACTATTAAAATTTTCACTGTTAAGCCCCCTTATAAAATATATAGTATAAAACTTATAAACTATTTGTAATTTTCTCGTAGTTATTTTTAATTCCCAACTCATCTTTCTTTCTTGCCGCAAGTTCAATTTTAAATGCTAAAATCTTAATATTATTCAAACTATTTTCTTCACAATATTCTTTTATTTCATGAGCTATATTTTCAATCTTAATGTAATCTTCTAGCGTTTTTTCTTTAATAAAATATCTCTCCATGCTATATAACCATTTTAACAACGTCTCCTTAATCTCTTTATCAACTATAATAAAATTATTATTATATGTAGTATTTCTTAAGAATAGTTGAATGGTGCTTTTTGCCTCTAAGTCGATGTTCTTTAGAGTCCTTTCTAAAATTTTTTTAAGTTTATTTATATCTATTGGTTTTGAAATATAGTCATCCATGCCTTGTGATAAAAATCTTTCTCGATCTCCCTTCAAAGCATAGGCCGTCATCGCTACAATAGGAATATGCCCTCCTGTTTTTATTTCATTTTTTCTAATTATCCTAACAGTTTCACTTCCATCTAATTCAGGCAATTGTACATCCATTAGAATTAAATCAAATCTGTAATTTTCAATAAATTTCAAAGCTTCAACTCCATTTGATGCAATCTTTATATTAATATATCCCAGCTCTTTCAACACTTTTTTAATCACTATCTGATTGATCTTATCATCTTCTACTACGAGAATTTTTTCACTCTTAGAATTTTCATCATTTATTTTTTGATGATCTAATTCTCCAATATCATTCATTGCCTTTTCTAATTTAATAGCAAAGTAAAATTTACTTCCAACTCCTTTTTCACTCTCTACTTCTATATTCCCGCCCATTAATTCTACAAGTTTTTTGGATATAGAAAGTCCAAGTCCCGTTCCTCCATATTTTCTTGTTATAGATCCATCAACCTGACTAAAACTCTTAAAAAGGTGTTGCATCTCATCTCTGCTAATTCCAATCCCTACATCTTCGACCACAAACTGAATTTCATATTGATTTTTACTTTTGTTTATCTTTCTTACTTTTATAATTACAAATCCAGATTCTGTGAATTTTACAGCATTAGAAACTAAATTATTTAATACTTGCTCAAGTCTATATACATCTCCAACTAAAACTTGCGGAATATTCTCATCAATCGTATAGTGAAGTTGTATATACTTTTCATTAGCCTTTGGCAAGTTAGTATATATTACATTTTTAATAAGAACTTGTATATTAAAATTCACATTCTCAATCAAGACTTTCTCTGCTTCAATTTTTGACAAATCTAAAATATTATTTATTAATGATAATAACGAATGAGCACAACTTTTTACAATACTCAGATTTTCTTTTTGCTCTTCTGTAAGATTAGTTGAAAGCGTCAAATCTGTCATACCTATTATTCCATTCAATGGAGTTCTTATTTCATGACTCATATTTGCTAGAAACTCACTTTTAGCTCTATTGGCCGCCTCTGCTGCTTCTTTAAGTTTGAAAAGTTCTTCTTTTGTCAGTGCTCGGTCAAACTTATACATATTTTCTCTTTCATTCCCCACAATATTCCCCAACCTTTCCCTTTAGATATATTAACTCCTGTTAATACTATCCTTATTTTAGAGGAATAAACCGCTTATCTTATCTCATTCTATATAATTAAGGTAGGAAGCAAAATAAAAATTTCTCTTAATTTTCTCTTCCTACCTTTATCTTTGTAGATTAGTATTTACCAAATTCACTATCACTTAGTTTTATTCTTTTTTTATTTGAAGTAACTGCCACTTCTTTATCTAGCGAGTTGTCTCCAATATCATACGATTGTCTCAATATATAGTTCTTACTATTTTTGCTTACTCTCCCTCTCGAATTATCATTTTTAAGTTTAAAACTAGAAACTAAATCTTTAAGCAGTTCTGATTGACTTGAAAGTTCCTCACTAGCTGCCGCACTTTCTTCAGCTGTTGCTGAGTTTGTTTGAACAACTTGTGATACTTGCTCTATTCCTAAATTTACTTGTGATATTCCAGTAGCCTGTTCATCTGAAGACGCTGCTATTTCTGATACAAGAGTCGCTGCTTTAGATACCCCATCAACTATTTCGTATAAAGCTTTTGCTGTATTATTAGCAATTTCAGTTCCATTTTCCGATTTCTTTATAGAACCTTCAATAAGAGCTGTTGTTTCTTTCGCTGCATTTGCACTCCTAGCTGCTAGATTTCTAACTTCTTCAGCAACTACTGCAAAGCCTTTTCCATGTTGTCCTGCCCTTGCGGCCTCAACTGCTGCATTTAGCGCAAGTATATTGGTCTGAAATGCTATTTCATCTATTACCTTTATAATTTTTGAAATATTCGCTGAAGATTCATTTATTTCACTCATAGATTTAAGCATTTCATTCATATGCCTACTTCCTTGTTCTGCATTTACTTTTACTTCAAGAGCTAACTCCTTAGCCTGATTCGCATTAAAAGCATTTTCCTTAGTTTGTGCTGCAATTTCGGTTATTGACGATGTCAATTGTTCTATCGCACTTGCTTGCTCTGTAGCTCCCTGTGATAATAACTGACTACCGTCTGAAACCTGGCTCGCACCTGTATAAACTTGTTCTGACACATTATTTATTTCACTAAGAACTGAATTTAATGAATCTATTATTGTATTTAGAGAAATTGATATGCTATTAAAATTACCATGAAACTCTTTTGCATTTTCAATATTGAGATTACCTTGTGAAATTTGTCCTATTATATCAGAAATCTCTCCAACAACACGTTTTAATCCATTTTCAGTCTCATTGACAGCTTTAGCTAGAATTCCGAATTCCCCTTTATAATTTTCACTTACTGGAACATCAAGGTTCCCTTTAGATATTTCACTCATAACACTTGTAACTTCCTTAATTGGTTCTACCATAGCTCCAATCAATTGATTTACGCCCTCTACAACCTGTTTAAAGTCTCCACTGTGCTTTGTTTCATCTGCTCTTATATCTAATTTTCCTTCTATCGCAGCATTTGACAGCATTTTGGCATCAAATATAAGATTATCTATTGCACTCTTAACATCTTTTAAACTATTAGATATTCCTTCAAATTGTCGGCTAACTTCATCAGTAAATTGATCTGCTTCTTTAATTTTTAAGTCAAAATTAGTATTTCCACATGCCAAAAGCTTTAGATTTCCCTCAAGTCTCTTAACTTCACCCTTTGTATAATCGCTTACCCTAATGATAGGTGTTAAATCCGTTACAACTTCCACATATCCTACATTCTCACCATTTTTATTCTTTAAGTAAGACGTATCTTGCTTATTGCTCATGCCACACCATTCAAAGAAACTTTCTGATTTTCCCTTATGTAGCTGTTTTATACCACATTTTTCAGTATTACATATATTAGCCCCCGCATGACTACACGCCAAACCGTAACCAGATTTTCGATCTCTAATGACACCTTGATTAATCATTAAATTTTCAAATGACTTGTTCATATACGTCCAATTCATATCATTGTCTGTAACGTGAATTGGGAAAGGTATAGCATCTATAATAGCCTCATACCAAACAGCCTTATCTACTACAGTATCTAAAGTTCCATTTACTCCATCTATTACTTTTCTGAAATCTCCTTCATGTTTTCCTGCATCAGCTCTTGTTTCAAACTTTCCTTCTATTGCCGAATTTGATAACATATTTACATCTGTCACAAGCATCCTTACATTTTCTACCACCTTATTTAATGCAGGAGCTATTTCATCTTTTTCATCTTTCGCAACTATATTAATATCCATGTTACCTTTAGCTATTTTATTCATAGCCCCTATAACATCATTCTGTAATGTCGTAGAAAACGAGTCCATAACTTTAGCCATTTGTCCTATTTCATCGTTAGTTGATATGTCTACCCTTTCACCAAGATGTCCTTTACTCATTTCACCAAGAATAGTTAATACTTTATTTATTGGTCTACTAATTAATCCCGATATTATAATTCCAAATACTAAGGCAATAACTATTCCCATAGAAATTACTACAAGCATTATAATAATTGCACTACTCGCAGCTTTTGAATTAATGTCAGCCTTCACTTTACCTTCTGCTTCTTTTAGCTCAATAAGTTTGGTAGCTGAATTATCAATATTACTAGAGAATATGCCCGCATCACCATTCATGATACCTACAGCCTCTGTATCCTTATTTTGCAACGCAAAATCAATAAATTTATCTCTAAGTGGTCTGTATTTATCCATATTTACTTTTAAATTATTATATTCATTAACTAATTCTTGATCTTTAAGGGTGAGCTTAAGCTCTTCCATAGCTTTATCTATTTCTTCATCATTTTTAGATATTATGTTCTTACTTTCATTATTTTTATATGTATCAGTTTCAATTAACAAAGTTCTGCACAATACCTTATTTTTTTGTAAATTTACTTGTATAGTACTGGCAAAACTAATAGCTTTTGTGTTGTCTTCATATAGATCACTATCTAATTTACTGATTTTTTGTAAATTAAAAATCCCCACCGATCCTACAATTCCCATTAATATAACAATTCCTAAAAACGCCGTTAAAATTTTACTCCTTATCTTTAAATTCAAAAACCACTTCATATTCTTTACCTCTCATCTTCTTCAAATTTTATCTGAACGTAATTTCATTAAAACTTACTTAATATGCTCTTATAATTGTTAACTTTCTCCATTTCCTAATTCTTCTATTTCATCATCTTCTAAAAGCCTATTACAATCTATAAGAAGCCTTACTTCATTCTGAATCTTTCCAATACCCTTTATATAACTATTTGAATTGTGTTTCTCTAAATTTACTTTTGGAGGAGGAGAAATATTACTTTCATCAATATTGGCAACCTCTATAACTTTATCTATTATTAAACCGATATCTATATTTTCAATTTCAACTACAATAATGCATGTCCTATCGTCATATTCTTTTTCCTCTTTTTTCAGTTTAATCCTGACATCCATCACTGGTATTATTTTTCCTCTTAGATTTATTACACCTTTAATATACTTAGGTAATTCCGGCACCTCTGTTATTGGCTCAACTCCTATTATTTCTATTACATATTTAATATCAATTCCATAGCACTCTTGACCGATCGAAAATATTAGGTATTTATCCTTTTGAGTATCTTCTTCATTTTCAATCATTACATCCACTAACTCTGACATTCTAATCCTCCCATAACGCAATTTTATAAGTTAACAATTTCAGATATATCTAATATTAAGCTTATAGTTGCATCTCCCAATAATGAACAACCACTTATTGCTTTCACCTTTTTTATATATTCTGGAAGTGCCTTAATAACAACTTGTTGCTCTCCAATAAGTTCATCTGCGAAAATACATTTTGCTTTACCTTGATCTTCAACCATAATTACAATACCATCTTCTATATTTACTACATTAGTTTTTATATTATAGAACTCATGAAGCTTTAATATAGAATAACATTCTCCTCTTATTAATATCATTTCATTATTATCTATATCTCTTATAATATCTTCCTTTTTTATAATGAATGATTGCCTTATTGAAGTAACAGGAATAGTAAAAACTGATTTTCCTACCTTTATTGTCATGCCATCAATAATCGCAAGAGTTAATGGAATTTTTATAGAAGTTGTTGTTTCTTCACCAGGTATACTATCGACTGTCACAATCCCCCTGATTTTTTCAATCTCCTTTGTAACCACATCCATTCCAACCCCACGTCCTGAAAATTCTGTAACATTTTCCTTGGTTGAGAAACCAGGTAGAAAAATCATTGAATATATCTCTCTATCTGTCAAATCGTTTTCCTTTACTTTTAGTAGTCCATTATCTTTTGCCTTTTTTAATATCTTATCTTTATTAAGGCCTTTACCATTATCTTTTATAATAATCCAAACTTCTCCACCAGTGTTTTTAGCCTCAATAGTTATTTTTCCAATTGAAGGTTTCCCATTTACTAACCTCTCTTCTTTGGTTTCTATTCCATGGTCCATTGAATTTCTTACTATATGCATTAATGGATCACCTATATGCTCAATTATATTTTTATCTACTTCTGTCTCTTGTCCTATTATTTCAAGTTCTACTTCCTTATTCAATTTCTTACACATATCTCTAACTATTCTATTCATTTTAGTTAATGTCGGGGCAAGTGATACCATTCTTATTGACATAACAACATCTTGAAGATCAGAAAGCCTTTTTCTATGCTGCCTCGCTGCCTTATTAAAACTATCCAATTGCAATTCAGATATTTCTGGATTTTTAGTTACCATCGCTTCTGAAATAACTAATTCTCCTACTAAATCCATTAACTTATCTAATTTATTTACATCTACGCTAATTAAACTTTGTTTATACGATAAGCTTTTAGAAGCTACTTTCTCATTGTCATTTGTATCATTAACTATATTATTAATTGACTTTATAATATCTTCTTGTGGTTTTTCGTTCTTCTTACTAAATTGCTCACTGAATTCAATTTCACTATAAAATTTGTTTATATCAACATTATTCAAAAAAGCATTTTCCATCAAAAGTGTTCTAATATCCTCAATACTTTGATTTGTCTTGAAAAATATTTTAAATCCCTGCTTCTTTATAATTTCACACGTATCATTATTTTCAATAATATCTTCAGGATAATAATATGAAACTTCAGAAATCTCTTTAAGCTGATGCACAACAGTAAAGCATCTTATATTCTCCATATCACATTCTTCATCAAAAAACAAAGTAGCACTAAATAAATTAAGGTTCGAATTTACCCTATCAGTGCTTAAGTAATATTTTTGTTCTACATCTTCCTCACTTACTAATTCATCTGACCCGCCATTTCCCGAATCTTCTGAATTTTCATCGTATGTTTTAAGGAGTTTTAAAAACCCCTTAACTTTCTCTATAAATAAAGTAAAATCTCCATCTGTGTCTTTATTATTATTTATTTTTTCTGTTTCTATTTTTATTAAATCGCTTCCTTCTAAAACTAAATCTGTAAGTTTTGAATAATCTATTTTCCCTGGCTTTGATTCTCTAATAAAATAGAATAAATCTTCTATAGTGTGAGAAAGATTAGAAATGTTATCAAACATCATCATCCCAGAAGAACCTTTAATTGTGTG encodes the following:
- a CDS encoding Lrp/AsnC family transcriptional regulator, with the protein product MKFDEIDIAILSELQKNSRLSIRELSKRINLSPPSVTERVNKLEDSGIIEGYTIRINKKKLGLSIDCIMKITMKNGEYNKFKNFIKNHKRSEWGYRIAGDGCFLVKLSVKNLEEIEEFINDISEYSLTTTIIAFSEVEIDNNINKFMEDI
- a CDS encoding carboxymuconolactone decarboxylase family protein, with amino-acid sequence MARINFSKEGNTPFQKLLGHNKDIMLKWSDLENLLFSTNTFTSELKEQVRRTLAFNNGCEYCMAKGKPLNNINDSKILAATKFANSFSKNSAVSDEDFIPLNNEFSEKEISELIALICFITASQKFGAALNLQPSCSINI
- a CDS encoding FAD-dependent oxidoreductase, yielding MKVIVIGCTHAGTAAIVNLKELYPDSDVVVYERNDNISFLSCGIALSIGGIVTETEKLFYNSPDNLSSLGVKTKMKHDVLDIDFDNKIVKVKNLENDEIFEDSYEKLVLTLGSWPIIPKFEGGNLQNILLCKNYNHAKEIEARRSDAKNVVVIGGGYIGVELAEAFKIQNKNVTLIDAEERIMSKYLDKEFTDIAEKEFRDHGINLVLGEKVKLFKGENDKVSHVVTDNNEYEADLVILCIGFAPSTALVKGKLETLQNGAIMIDEYMQTSRKDVFAAGDCCVVKFNPADDTRYIPLATNAVRMGTLIAHNIVEPKLKYMGTQGTSGIKIYEKCIASTGLTEEVAKNTTSFNVGAVSVTDNYRPEFMPTYEEALLKLVYDKDSRRILGGQIISNLDLTQFMNTLSVVIQNKMTIEELAMTDFFFQPHFNKPWSLLNIAALQALKNI
- a CDS encoding heme NO-binding domain-containing protein — encoded protein: MKGTVVSTWMKTNRKLFGDSIVNEAMDYIGWGKTKIFSPIENVDDGEVKKIISYIAKSQNIEVGALWRKIGQDNIKAFSHDYPAFFKHDNVYSFLKSMFDVHVVMTKKFAGAKPPLVSIEPISSREAIFSYNSSRGMFDYFLGMLEGTCEHFNEKVDIKEISRTSSELKLKLTFERDIYYNKKYFFNRVFSLGIIKSFGAKTGVFSFIISAIVFLIMLGINDITKVLIGSLVSALATFVGVSLMMSPIGKIKEEIERIIKNEYNIDGKITTNDFFEEIYDLLKEHKKVIQADFVGFKGVTDEMNTFVNTINKISDSMNHTSTEISGVVEQVANGAVTQAQNTDKAVQALNGNIEALRNIVENENENKSELEDAMLKINNSYENVENASKNILKSLQSFNEVKEKGTQLEGRAKDINNIVSIVSGIAEQTNLLALNASIEAARAGEQGKGFAVVAESIRKLAEQSKEAVLDINSNLAQFVKEIGFLVDHIDVQYDVLERETNNLDVVRNISYEANQSVQSVATSMIETISKLNIEADSISDVYGSIESLAAIAEENSASSEEVSASVINYTNEIKKLIDNISDFKGITKTFKNDLEKYKI
- a CDS encoding PLP-dependent aminotransferase family protein; protein product: MIFSNLNINKDEPIYIQIERHIKQGIKNGELKKDSKLPSTREVSKFLNISRNSVISAYEELESIGVITTKRGIGTFISIESENESYEYNVDFSKRINNYGTTLKKFDIIKSELPYKKGMISFKSISPESHLFNLDDFKRSLLDAWTYEEANLLNYGYAKGYKPLIDYFLDYMRDKRVDTNNKDILVTNGFTEAFDIVISSLTNNGDIILCEEPTHNTALKIMKAYGLKIIQVKMDKEGLDLVSLENALSKYNPKFGYLIPSYNNPTGIVTKTERRKEIYKLFRKYSVPIIEDGFNEELLYSSSPIDPIASLCGTGNGVIYIGSLSKILFPGLRIGWIFADDNLIETLESVKRGRNIHSSFLDQSAFFYYLKSGAFSRYVKNVRKYYRDKYNLVLDMVEKYIPYEYITGEGGLHVFIKLKNNINARTLLELCYKDNVLFMPGDIFYENSNDNVEFHTKTDDNKPITHRKKSLKGYDTFRIGFGRVSDEDIKKGIEIIGKNIRLLDN